The following are from one region of the Eubacterium sp. MSJ-33 genome:
- a CDS encoding oligosaccharide flippase family protein produces MNSLAKDATLLTISKIVTLIVNMGTVMLLSRFRTLIEYGTYSEINTINTIVVSIFALGLPTSVSYFLNKTTIENEKKMFLSNYFSIASIMGIVIAIVMTVACPFLIKYYNNTLLYDYKFAILLLPWVTIINNSADNVFISYDKIKILINYRLSYSLTILSICVFVIYFGLSFRIYMMAFIGAQIIYALLVYVISSRLSGGVKFSFNRTITKEILSYSIPLGIAAVVSTINIELDNIMIGGFFSTQDLAVYSNMSKELPYNILSIAVATVLIPKMIYMLNNKKTDEAIHLWAVSIRLSAFVICLAGAATFVFSNQIISVLYSEKYLTGIWVFRVYSITSLVKITSWGIILNATKNNKYVMQVSVIILCANLILNYLFLNFIGMIGAALATAISEFLGVILKLWHSAKVINYGFSNVIPWKDLGIILSINIIGATVFCYINSYMLNTKLNKYISMIIMGVLWMGIYYVIFRKKIQEDIKQLNNMK; encoded by the coding sequence ATGAATTCATTAGCAAAAGACGCAACATTATTGACTATTTCGAAAATAGTTACATTAATTGTTAATATGGGAACAGTCATGCTATTATCACGTTTCCGAACGTTGATAGAATATGGAACATATTCGGAGATTAATACAATTAATACTATTGTCGTTTCAATTTTTGCTTTGGGGCTACCTACGTCGGTTAGTTATTTCCTGAATAAAACAACTATTGAAAATGAAAAAAAGATGTTCCTTTCAAATTATTTCTCGATAGCGTCTATTATGGGCATTGTAATAGCAATTGTTATGACAGTGGCTTGTCCGTTTTTGATAAAATATTATAATAATACTTTATTGTATGATTACAAATTTGCAATACTGTTGTTACCATGGGTCACGATTATTAATAATTCAGCTGATAATGTTTTTATATCATATGATAAGATAAAAATATTGATCAATTATAGGCTTTCATACAGCCTAACGATATTGAGTATTTGTGTTTTTGTTATTTATTTTGGCTTGAGTTTTAGAATATATATGATGGCATTTATTGGTGCACAAATCATATATGCATTGTTAGTATATGTAATTTCGAGCAGACTTTCTGGAGGAGTTAAATTTTCGTTTAACAGGACAATTACAAAGGAGATATTATCATATAGCATTCCATTAGGAATTGCTGCTGTTGTTTCGACAATAAATATCGAGTTAGATAACATAATGATAGGAGGTTTTTTCTCTACACAAGATCTTGCGGTGTATTCCAATATGTCAAAGGAGCTTCCATACAATATCTTATCAATTGCAGTTGCAACAGTTTTAATTCCTAAAATGATATATATGCTTAATAATAAAAAAACAGACGAGGCAATACACCTGTGGGCTGTTTCTATTCGGCTTTCGGCATTTGTAATATGTTTGGCTGGAGCCGCAACGTTTGTTTTTTCTAATCAAATTATTTCTGTTTTGTATTCAGAAAAATATCTGACGGGAATATGGGTATTTAGGGTTTATTCAATAACATCGTTGGTCAAGATTACCTCGTGGGGGATAATTCTTAATGCAACAAAGAACAATAAGTATGTAATGCAGGTTTCGGTAATTATTCTCTGTGCTAATCTGATTTTAAATTATCTCTTTCTGAATTTTATTGGAATGATTGGAGCAGCTCTTGCAACAGCGATTAGCGAGTTTTTAGGTGTTATCTTAAAGTTATGGCATTCAGCAAAAGTAATAAACTATGGGTTCTCTAATGTGATACCTTGGAAAGATTTAGGAATAATATTAAGTATTAATATTATTGGAGCTACTGTATTTTGCTATATCAATAGCTATATGTTGAATACAAAATTAAATAAATATATATCAATGATTATTATGGGGGTACTCTGGATGGGAATCTATTATGTGATTTTTCGCAAGAAAATTCAAGAAGATATAAAACAGCTAAACAATATGAAATGA
- a CDS encoding acyltransferase produces MGKLKDVIGCILHPQRIIYRNCYSNDVFINYLKSKGAQIGDETRFIAPQNCRIDPGRLDYIKIGKNCCISSATILAHDYSWYVFATKYNDILPDPGGNVTIGNNVFVGYDSCILKDTTIGDNVIIGAKSVVKGSIPSNTVWAGVPAKQIYTLEEFYNKRIKDRIPDAIKRRDHIIKTKKRKPTIEEMGFFSLLFLERNEQNYKAYIMNLEFNGVKGSEKIKNIFFHSTPIYKNFDAFLNGVDE; encoded by the coding sequence ATGGGAAAATTAAAGGATGTTATAGGGTGTATCTTACATCCGCAAAGAATAATATATAGAAATTGTTATTCAAATGATGTCTTTATCAATTATCTGAAGAGCAAGGGAGCACAGATAGGAGATGAAACTAGATTTATTGCTCCACAAAATTGTAGGATTGATCCGGGCAGACTAGATTATATTAAAATAGGAAAGAATTGTTGTATTAGTTCGGCTACAATACTTGCACATGATTATTCTTGGTATGTATTTGCTACAAAATATAATGATATTCTTCCAGATCCAGGCGGAAATGTTACTATTGGTAATAACGTATTTGTGGGATATGATAGTTGTATATTGAAGGATACGACGATAGGGGATAATGTCATTATTGGTGCAAAATCAGTTGTCAAAGGATCTATTCCATCAAACACAGTATGGGCGGGGGTTCCTGCAAAGCAAATATATACACTTGAGGAGTTTTATAATAAACGAATAAAAGATAGAATACCAGACGCCATTAAACGAAGAGATCATATTATAAAAACCAAAAAAAGAAAGCCTACTATTGAGGAAATGGGCTTTTTTTCTTTGCTTTTTTTGGAAAGAAATGAACAGAATTATAAAGCATATATTATGAACCTTGAATTTAATGGAGTAAAAGGGAGTGAAAAGATAAAAAATATTTTTTTCCATTCTACACCGATATATAAGAATTTTGATGCATTTCTTAACGGTGTTGATGAATAG
- a CDS encoding glycosyltransferase family 8 protein — MFHVALITDDGYLLPTLVTTKSILENNKGRNIIVHICTFGFNDESVKIINNFIKNEGNLVVNIFDKSLLTERLSSINQKSHVTPVALIKFELANYFDKINTMLYLDSDIIVDGCLDSLFSVDISHYYLAASFEFWNYINNYRFNFGRKATDFYFNSGVMLLNLKKMREDNVAHRLWNYKLNHAKTKLMDQECLNCICASKSLPISIKYNFNPFFLNEKYINAINYVYAENYKDVKNLKKELVIIHYVGKFDKPWAYENACYRAPWDKYYNSIEHIPQIKFIEYSNEKISLFQRIRNRIRNVGILGFISSLFFRRIK; from the coding sequence ATGTTTCATGTTGCATTAATAACAGATGACGGCTATTTGTTACCAACTTTGGTGACCACAAAATCAATATTAGAGAATAACAAAGGTAGAAATATAATTGTTCATATTTGCACTTTTGGATTTAATGATGAATCTGTAAAAATAATTAACAATTTCATAAAAAATGAAGGCAATTTGGTTGTAAATATTTTTGATAAATCTTTGCTTACAGAAAGGCTTTCATCAATTAATCAGAAATCACATGTTACTCCAGTTGCGTTAATAAAGTTTGAATTAGCAAATTATTTTGATAAAATTAACACAATGCTGTATCTTGATTCTGACATAATTGTGGATGGATGCTTAGATAGTTTGTTTTCTGTTGATATTTCTCATTATTATTTGGCTGCATCATTTGAATTTTGGAATTATATAAATAACTATCGATTTAATTTTGGCAGGAAAGCTACCGATTTTTATTTTAATTCAGGGGTAATGCTCTTGAATTTAAAAAAAATGAGAGAAGATAATGTAGCACATAGGCTGTGGAACTATAAATTAAATCATGCCAAGACAAAACTTATGGATCAAGAGTGCCTTAATTGTATTTGTGCATCAAAGAGTTTACCGATTTCAATAAAATATAATTTCAATCCATTTTTTCTAAATGAAAAATATATTAATGCAATAAATTATGTGTATGCAGAGAATTATAAAGATGTAAAGAATTTAAAAAAAGAATTGGTTATTATACATTATGTAGGTAAATTTGATAAACCTTGGGCATATGAAAACGCATGTTATAGGGCTCCATGGGATAAATATTATAATTCAATAGAGCATATTCCACAAATAAAATTTATAGAGTATTCAAATGAAAAGATATCGTTATTTCAAAGAATACGTAACAGAATAAGGAACGTAGGGATATTGGGATTTATATCTAGTCTGTTTTTCAGGAGGATAAAATAA
- a CDS encoding O-antigen ligase family protein has translation METIVYFICFVCLLNSSFFSINIGPVVFDVSRISLIIFIMFYLARNKFILHLHKFKTIQKIVIFPFVLIVISIIQLLWTKDYTEWFKVVFTLIIALLYFILVPIVIDDNQKVLKCLKCFYCASLVQLALGYLEMFTGKYLFVGDVNYIKNYQKEYNSLGLHSPAAMNLNSNNYSTMILIGCCIGLILFLNSKKRYMKIFYMIMFLLSGFSIYCTDSRANMIAFLLLIGLYVFFFLKNKAAKLLVIGLLVMMILLVIPYFDGFFISPDSDSTRMQLYMDGFVFLKKTYLLGIGPGQEEWWFLHKRVYSWGGVRVMHNYLLEILVCFGLPGFIWFMYSYIKAFRVALRTFIYRSDLAAKIGCGISLFLITFIVSSLSASTLIRSEYIWLLYSIIFSYVNNTVKGEE, from the coding sequence ATGGAGACTATTGTTTATTTTATTTGTTTTGTATGTTTATTAAATTCAAGTTTTTTTTCAATAAATATAGGACCTGTAGTTTTTGATGTTTCAAGAATAAGCTTAATTATATTTATTATGTTTTATTTAGCACGTAATAAATTTATTTTGCATTTGCATAAGTTTAAAACTATTCAGAAAATAGTTATATTTCCTTTTGTGCTGATTGTTATATCTATAATACAATTATTATGGACTAAGGATTATACTGAATGGTTTAAAGTAGTATTTACTTTGATTATAGCCTTATTGTATTTTATATTAGTACCTATTGTAATTGATGACAATCAAAAAGTACTTAAATGTCTCAAATGCTTTTATTGTGCAAGTTTGGTGCAATTAGCTCTGGGGTATCTTGAAATGTTTACCGGAAAGTATTTATTTGTAGGAGATGTAAACTATATAAAGAATTATCAAAAAGAGTATAATTCATTAGGATTACATTCACCGGCAGCGATGAATTTAAATTCAAATAACTATTCAACAATGATACTGATTGGGTGTTGTATTGGACTTATTTTATTTTTAAATTCTAAAAAAAGATATATGAAAATTTTTTATATGATTATGTTCTTGCTCTCAGGATTTTCTATTTATTGTACAGATTCACGAGCAAACATGATTGCTTTTTTACTTCTTATTGGATTATACGTTTTTTTCTTCTTGAAAAATAAAGCTGCGAAATTACTTGTAATAGGATTACTTGTGATGATGATTCTATTGGTTATTCCATATTTTGATGGTTTTTTTATTTCACCTGATTCAGATTCAACTCGCATGCAACTTTATATGGATGGATTTGTTTTTTTGAAAAAAACATATTTGTTGGGGATCGGACCAGGTCAAGAAGAATGGTGGTTTTTGCACAAAAGGGTATATAGCTGGGGGGGTGTAAGAGTAATGCATAATTATTTATTAGAGATTTTGGTTTGCTTTGGTTTACCTGGTTTTATCTGGTTTATGTATTCTTATATTAAGGCTTTTAGAGTGGCATTAAGAACATTTATATATAGATCCGATTTGGCGGCTAAAATTGGATGTGGAATTTCTTTATTTTTAATTACGTTCATTGTTTCGTCATTGAGTGCATCGACGCTTATAAGAAGCGAATATATATGGTTGTTATATTCCATTATATTTTCTTATGTTAATAATACTGTTAAAGGAGAAGAATAG
- a CDS encoding glycosyltransferase, translating to MAEILVVSMGWSDRENPVGNFEYDQAVALEKAGHMVNIFALDLRTIFHSKHVFSYDKTLNNIRIKVIPLHIRFLPKRIKYLIGKCYLGLKYKKYIKNLNVDVIHAHWGPYCYLISMIAKQLHIPLVVTEHNSLVNMPNPKSEYFNISTKAYAKADKRLCVSTCLKKNLKISTGLDFEVVPNVLDPLIFNNNFKLRRRDLNDSIELVSVGHLLPIKNFELLIKCIYQIGNKKIKLRIFGEGILKNELQHIINFYNLQNQIILEGNVDRKILVINLLKSDAFVLLSKSETFGVAFIEAMACGLPVFSSKCGGTDDIIISERFGMIAKSFEIEELTKELTSFLENLDQYDREEISEYALKNFSESVLVSNLLKAYNQL from the coding sequence ATGGCTGAAATTTTAGTAGTTTCAATGGGATGGTCTGATAGAGAAAATCCAGTTGGAAATTTTGAATATGATCAAGCAGTTGCGTTAGAAAAAGCAGGTCATATGGTAAATATTTTTGCATTAGATTTAAGAACAATATTTCATTCAAAACACGTTTTCTCCTATGATAAAACCCTGAATAACATAAGAATTAAGGTGATTCCCTTGCATATTCGGTTTTTACCGAAAAGAATTAAATACCTTATAGGAAAATGTTATTTAGGTTTAAAATATAAAAAGTATATTAAAAATTTAAATGTTGATGTTATTCACGCTCACTGGGGACCATATTGTTATTTAATTAGTATGATAGCAAAGCAATTGCATATACCATTGGTTGTTACAGAACATAACTCGTTAGTCAATATGCCAAATCCAAAGTCAGAGTATTTCAATATTTCTACTAAAGCATATGCTAAAGCAGATAAACGGTTATGCGTTAGTACATGCTTAAAAAAGAATTTGAAAATATCGACAGGGCTTGATTTTGAAGTTGTTCCTAATGTGTTAGATCCTTTGATATTTAACAATAATTTCAAATTAAGAAGAAGAGATTTAAATGATAGTATAGAATTGGTAAGTGTTGGACATTTGTTACCGATAAAAAATTTTGAATTACTAATTAAATGTATTTATCAGATAGGTAATAAAAAAATAAAATTACGTATTTTTGGCGAAGGAATACTGAAAAATGAATTGCAACATATTATAAATTTTTATAATCTTCAAAATCAAATCATCCTTGAGGGGAATGTGGATAGAAAAATTTTGGTAATTAATTTATTAAAATCTGATGCCTTTGTGTTACTAAGTAAATCTGAGACGTTTGGAGTAGCGTTTATAGAGGCGATGGCTTGTGGACTTCCGGTATTTTCGTCAAAATGTGGAGGAACCGATGATATTATTATTTCGGAGAGGTTTGGGATGATTGCAAAATCTTTTGAAATTGAAGAATTAACTAAGGAACTAACTAGTTTTCTCGAAAATCTAGATCAATATGACAGAGAAGAAATTTCAGAATACGCCTTAAAAAATTTTTCTGAATCAGTGTTGGTATCGAATCTTTTAAAAGCATATAACCAGTTATGA
- a CDS encoding glycosyltransferase family 2 protein, whose protein sequence is MDYIEKFVSVVIPTHNRANLICRAINSALNQTYKKIEVIVVSDGSDDGTDEIMKKYESQYSNLRYISYFPGKGGNHARNIGIVNSKGEYIAFLDDDDEWHEDKIQLQMNVIEQNSDIGLVCTAINSIDDDTKKQTIFTPSAPQDCSKEILKYNLIGSTTTVLTKHELLDLVKMFDENLEAMQDYDLWIRLCQVTKVGIVQIPCVEYHNLKSNSQISWNYEKYLNASQYIYQKYQYLRESKLTSKEIKKIRMNDNLIVARKAFKTNNRKIVRKYAKEAFKYSPNFKSLVYCIASFLPFNLVNKVYSYFI, encoded by the coding sequence ATGGATTACATAGAAAAGTTTGTGAGTGTTGTGATTCCTACACACAACAGAGCAAATCTTATTTGCAGAGCAATCAATTCTGCCTTAAATCAAACATATAAAAAAATAGAGGTTATTGTTGTCTCGGATGGGTCAGATGATGGGACAGATGAAATTATGAAAAAATATGAATCGCAATATTCAAATCTAAGGTATATATCATATTTCCCAGGAAAAGGCGGAAATCATGCTAGAAATATTGGTATAGTAAATAGTAAAGGAGAATATATTGCTTTTTTGGATGATGATGATGAGTGGCATGAAGATAAAATACAACTGCAGATGAATGTTATAGAACAGAACTCAGATATTGGTTTAGTTTGTACGGCTATTAATTCTATTGATGATGATACAAAGAAACAAACTATCTTTACACCGAGTGCTCCGCAGGATTGTTCAAAGGAAATCTTAAAATACAATCTTATAGGGTCAACAACTACTGTATTGACAAAACACGAATTGCTAGATTTGGTAAAAATGTTCGATGAAAATCTAGAAGCAATGCAAGACTATGATTTGTGGATTAGACTTTGTCAAGTAACAAAAGTGGGGATAGTTCAAATCCCGTGTGTAGAGTATCATAACTTAAAATCAAATAGTCAGATTTCCTGGAATTATGAAAAGTATTTGAATGCTTCCCAGTATATATATCAAAAATATCAGTATCTTAGAGAGTCTAAGTTAACATCAAAGGAAATAAAAAAAATACGAATGAACGATAATCTTATTGTGGCAAGAAAAGCATTTAAGACAAATAATCGGAAAATAGTTAGAAAGTATGCGAAAGAAGCGTTTAAATATTCTCCTAATTTCAAAAGCTTGGTTTATTGTATTGCATCATTTCTTCCGTTTAATTTAGTTAATAAAGTTTATTCGTATTTTATTTGA
- a CDS encoding glycosyltransferase family 2 protein, translating to MTKNEEINIKDCLDSIKGFARRAVIVDSGSADKTLEIARRFDFVDIYEHPFENYARQFNWGIDNTNITTKWTFRLDADERLTPNLCKALEKIMKEHDNDNVNGVTMEAWLYFMGRKLKHGGSQKRKLMLFKTGIGRIEDRKMDEHTVLSSGISIYCKERFIHYDYKDMTFWINKLNWYATREMQDYFEYLEGKDSNIHQQDKEIQGLRQKKFGIYYKFPMFIRSWLLFIYCYIFQLGFLDGKEGFVYHWMYNRWYRALVDAKILEQIKYSKPFENTGDLK from the coding sequence TTGACAAAAAATGAAGAAATAAATATCAAAGATTGCTTGGATTCTATAAAGGGGTTTGCTCGAAGAGCAGTCATAGTAGATAGTGGGAGTGCAGATAAGACATTGGAAATAGCAAGGCGGTTTGACTTTGTTGACATTTATGAACATCCGTTTGAAAATTATGCAAGGCAGTTTAATTGGGGAATTGATAATACGAATATAACAACAAAATGGACATTTAGACTTGATGCAGATGAGCGTTTAACACCTAATCTATGTAAAGCATTAGAAAAGATTATGAAGGAACATGACAATGATAATGTTAATGGCGTTACAATGGAAGCTTGGCTTTATTTTATGGGAAGAAAGTTAAAACACGGTGGATCGCAGAAACGGAAGTTGATGCTTTTCAAAACAGGAATAGGAAGAATTGAAGACCGAAAAATGGATGAACATACTGTTTTATCTTCTGGAATATCAATTTATTGTAAAGAGCGGTTTATTCATTATGATTATAAAGATATGACATTCTGGATTAACAAATTAAACTGGTATGCAACGAGGGAAATGCAGGATTATTTTGAATATCTAGAAGGAAAAGATAGCAATATACATCAACAGGATAAAGAAATTCAAGGTCTCAGACAAAAAAAATTTGGTATATATTATAAATTCCCTATGTTTATAAGATCGTGGTTATTGTTTATTTATTGTTATATATTTCAGCTTGGCTTTTTGGATGGAAAAGAGGGATTTGTGTATCATTGGATGTATAATCGGTGGTATAGAGCGTTGGTGGATGCTAAGATATTAGAACAAATTAAGTATTCAAAACCATTTGAAAATACGGGTGATTTAAAGTGA
- a CDS encoding NAD-dependent epimerase/dehydratase family protein, translated as MKVLVLGRNGYVSLCFQNYMKQFTDCVVEAISVRSSEWEDMDFGGYDAVFNATGLAHNNARKGTDEEFVRLNVELPQRLAAKAKKDGVPVFIHMSSMIVYGNTNTFSSFSPINEGTVPMPDNIYGKSKLMGEEEINKLADDGFKVAIIRSPLVYGENATDNFEKLTKLSLKAPLFPYIHNYRSMIYADNLCELVRLIAESKQGGSYYPQQEKYICTSDLVKDIANTANHRIWMTTIFNFFLLKLGKRFGVVSKVFGNEGYDMAISNHFNGKYRRVSYQQSIEKILGKGK; from the coding sequence ATGAAAGTGTTAGTGTTAGGTAGAAATGGATATGTGAGTTTATGCTTTCAAAATTATATGAAGCAATTTACAGATTGTGTTGTAGAAGCAATTTCTGTACGCAGTAGTGAATGGGAAGATATGGATTTTGGAGGATATGATGCTGTCTTTAATGCAACTGGATTGGCTCATAATAATGCAAGAAAAGGAACAGATGAAGAATTTGTTCGATTGAATGTAGAATTACCCCAAAGATTAGCAGCTAAAGCTAAGAAGGATGGTGTTCCAGTATTCATACATATGAGTTCTATGATAGTATATGGAAACACAAATACCTTCAGCTCTTTTAGCCCCATTAATGAGGGGACTGTTCCAATGCCAGACAACATATATGGAAAAAGTAAATTAATGGGTGAAGAGGAAATTAACAAGCTTGCTGATGATGGGTTTAAAGTAGCAATTATACGTTCACCCTTAGTATATGGGGAAAATGCAACAGATAATTTTGAAAAACTAACTAAACTTTCTTTAAAAGCCCCATTATTTCCGTATATACATAATTATAGAAGTATGATTTATGCAGATAATTTGTGTGAACTTGTTAGATTGATTGCAGAAAGTAAACAGGGGGGGAGTTATTACCCTCAACAGGAGAAATACATATGTACTAGTGATTTAGTTAAGGATATTGCAAATACTGCCAATCATCGGATTTGGATGACAACGATATTTAATTTTTTCTTGTTAAAGTTAGGAAAAAGGTTTGGAGTAGTGTCTAAGGTTTTTGGCAATGAGGGATATGATATGGCAATCTCAAACCATTTTAATGGGAAATATAGACGGGTAAGTTATCAACAATCAATTGAAAAAATACTGGGAAAAGGGAAATAA
- a CDS encoding APC family permease — translation MNNNRQFNKVLNSLDIIVTAFGAMIGWGWVVSTGNWLTKAGVLGTVLGFVIGGIMIFFVGLTYSELTTTFPQCGGERVFSYKAFGAMGSFVCTWFLILSYIGVVCFEACSLPTVMQYIFPGFLKGYLYTIAGFDVYASWLIMAIVMASLITYVNIRGIKAATFLQTALTIIIAIVGIILVVASIFKGSLVNVENQMFVGDSKGDILKNISSVAVIAPFFLFGFDVIPQVAEEINVSLKKVGELMLLSIILAVVFYAMVAFAVGYIMNIEDINSSLNGSGLVTADAMAKAFSSSNMAKILIIGGLCGIITSWNSFLIGGSRALFSMAEAHLIPPIFAKLHEKYKTPVNAVLLVGVLSIVSVFFGRKMLVWVSDTASFACCIAYCMVSIAFLTIRKKEPDIDRPYKVKNYMIVGIIAAVMSGIMAILYLIPGSGCIFSKEEFVIAIAWVILGCIFAAMCKKKYGNLFGKRES, via the coding sequence ATGAATAATAACAGACAGTTTAATAAAGTATTAAATTCGCTTGATATTATTGTTACAGCTTTCGGAGCGATGATAGGATGGGGCTGGGTCGTATCAACAGGAAATTGGTTAACAAAAGCAGGTGTTTTGGGTACGGTTTTGGGTTTTGTTATTGGTGGTATTATGATATTTTTTGTTGGCTTAACCTATTCGGAACTAACAACAACATTTCCACAGTGTGGTGGAGAGAGGGTATTTAGCTATAAAGCTTTTGGAGCAATGGGTTCTTTTGTATGTACATGGTTCCTTATTTTGAGTTATATAGGAGTTGTTTGTTTTGAAGCATGTTCATTACCTACGGTCATGCAGTATATTTTCCCAGGATTCCTAAAGGGATATTTGTATACTATTGCGGGATTTGATGTGTATGCTTCTTGGTTGATTATGGCAATCGTTATGGCATCACTGATAACATATGTGAACATTCGAGGTATAAAAGCTGCTACTTTCTTACAGACGGCATTGACAATTATAATCGCTATAGTGGGTATTATTCTAGTTGTTGCATCTATATTTAAAGGATCATTAGTAAATGTAGAAAATCAAATGTTTGTAGGTGATTCGAAAGGTGATATTTTAAAAAATATTAGTTCTGTGGCGGTAATAGCGCCATTCTTTTTGTTTGGCTTTGATGTAATTCCACAGGTTGCAGAAGAAATAAATGTGTCACTGAAAAAAGTAGGGGAATTGATGCTTTTATCGATAATACTTGCTGTTGTATTTTATGCTATGGTAGCATTTGCAGTTGGATACATCATGAATATTGAGGATATAAACAGTTCTTTAAATGGAAGTGGTTTAGTTACAGCGGATGCTATGGCAAAAGCATTTTCTAGCTCCAATATGGCAAAAATTCTTATAATCGGTGGTTTGTGTGGCATAATTACAAGTTGGAATTCTTTTTTAATTGGTGGAAGTCGTGCATTGTTTTCTATGGCAGAGGCTCATTTGATCCCTCCTATATTTGCAAAATTGCACGAAAAATATAAAACACCTGTTAATGCGGTTTTACTTGTGGGTGTTCTTTCTATTGTGTCAGTTTTTTTTGGACGCAAAATGCTCGTTTGGGTATCTGATACGGCGAGTTTTGCATGTTGTATAGCATACTGTATGGTTTCAATTGCCTTTTTGACAATACGAAAAAAAGAACCGGATATAGATAGACCATATAAGGTAAAAAACTATATGATAGTTGGTATAATTGCAGCAGTTATGTCTGGGATAATGGCAATATTGTATTTGATACCAGGAAGTGGATGTATATTTTCTAAAGAAGAATTTGTCATTGCTATTGCGTGGGTAATATTGGGATGTATATTTGCAGCTATGTGTAAGAAAAAATATGGCAATCTATTTGGAAAGCGGGAGAGTTAG
- a CDS encoding ATP-binding protein translates to MSEYIVFVTKEHYNPLGIVRTLGEAGIHPIVVAVKGELKFVGQSKYVKERYYVNTTKDGIKLIYKKFAKSTTDKSFILTGDDVTVSCLDKYYDKLKDYFYFYNAGEPGRIAHFMNKDIMMDLVSKHGIKIAKTWKVKVGQIPEDIVYPIMTKAINSIGTEWKDIVFICHNDKDLLSAYHHIKSDEILVQQYIEKVDEISFDAFSVNKGKDVFVVMEANQVYNMPDKYSPYWYIKNSQNKDMQDKISSVVEEIGLEGIFEFEFMQDKNGDLWFLEINFRNTALGYATTIAGMPQVIYWCESMKKGAIDKKKYYKKIPEGLTAMAECFDYDARVKTGMISKKEWRKQFKASKCKMYKGMNDNIPFYIFMWYKLTKMRK, encoded by the coding sequence ATGAGTGAATATATTGTCTTTGTAACAAAAGAGCATTATAATCCCTTGGGGATAGTGAGAACTTTAGGGGAAGCGGGTATTCATCCTATTGTTGTTGCTGTTAAGGGCGAACTGAAATTTGTAGGACAAAGTAAATATGTAAAAGAAAGATATTATGTTAACACCACGAAGGATGGTATAAAACTTATTTATAAAAAATTTGCCAAAAGTACAACGGATAAATCGTTTATTTTGACAGGAGATGATGTTACGGTTTCCTGTTTGGACAAGTACTATGATAAATTAAAAGATTATTTTTATTTTTATAATGCTGGTGAGCCTGGTCGCATTGCGCATTTTATGAATAAAGATATTATGATGGATTTGGTTTCAAAACATGGAATAAAAATCGCAAAAACGTGGAAAGTAAAAGTTGGACAAATACCAGAAGATATAGTTTATCCAATTATGACAAAGGCAATTAATTCTATTGGAACTGAGTGGAAAGATATAGTATTTATTTGTCATAACGATAAAGATTTGCTAAGTGCTTATCATCATATAAAAAGTGATGAAATTTTAGTTCAGCAATATATTGAAAAAGTTGATGAAATTTCTTTTGATGCATTTAGTGTAAATAAGGGCAAAGATGTCTTTGTTGTGATGGAAGCAAATCAAGTATATAATATGCCAGACAAATATTCACCTTATTGGTATATTAAGAATTCCCAAAATAAAGATATGCAGGACAAAATTTCTAGCGTGGTTGAGGAAATAGGTCTAGAAGGAATTTTTGAATTTGAGTTCATGCAGGATAAAAATGGAGATTTGTGGTTTTTGGAAATTAATTTCAGAAATACAGCACTTGGATATGCAACAACGATTGCAGGAATGCCACAGGTGATATACTGGTGTGAATCCATGAAAAAAGGGGCTATAGATAAAAAAAAATATTATAAAAAAATACCTGAAGGATTGACTGCAATGGCAGAATGTTTTGATTATGATGCTCGCGTAAAAACAGGTATGATATCAAAAAAAGAATGGAGAAAACAGTTTAAAGCATCTAAGTGCAAGATGTATAAAGGGATGAATGATAATATTCCTTTTTACATATTTATGTGGTACAAGCTAACAAAAATGAGAAAATAG